GGTTCGAGCGTGAGCCGGCACGGGCTTGTTCGGCACGGTCACGGTCCGTCGCACGCCGGCGGGGCCGGCCACATGGTGATGGTCGGGCGGCACGCGGCGTGGTTCGACCGGCTCTCGGGATGGGCGCTCCCGTGGCTTTACCGGACCGTCGCCGCCCGGGTGGTCGCGGACCTGCGGCCCGGCGCAGCCCTGCTCGATGTGGGCACCGGGCCGGGCCGATTGCTGCTCGAGGTGGCCCGGCGCCGTCCCGACGTCGAGGTCTCGGGGGTCGACCCCTCCGCCGACATGATCGGGCACGTCGCCGGCAACGCGGAGCGCGCCGGTCTGGCCGGCCGAGTGCGTGCCGTCATCGGCAGTGCCGAGGAGATCCCCCATCCGGACGCGAGCTTCGACGCGGTGGTCTCCTCGCTGAGCGCGCACCACTGGGCCGACGTCACCCGGGCGATCGCGGAGCA
This region of Mycobacteriales bacterium genomic DNA includes:
- a CDS encoding class I SAM-dependent methyltransferase encodes the protein MSRHGLVRHGHGPSHAGGAGHMVMVGRHAAWFDRLSGWALPWLYRTVAARVVADLRPGAALLDVGTGPGRLLLEVARRRPDVEVSGVDPSADMIGHVAGNAERAGLAGRVRAVIGSAEEIPHPDASFDAVVSSLSAHHWADVTRAIAEQARVLRPGGSLWVFDLRGKSAPGLVAALESRFSANDITRPRQRWPVSLLLTCHRAVMAPGAEPA